A DNA window from Pongo abelii isolate AG06213 chromosome 2, NHGRI_mPonAbe1-v2.0_pri, whole genome shotgun sequence contains the following coding sequences:
- the SLC25A36 gene encoding solute carrier family 25 member 36 (The RefSeq protein has 1 substitution compared to this genomic sequence), whose translation MSQRDTLVHLFAGGCGGTVGAILTCPLEVVKTRLQSSSVTLYISEVQLNTMAGASVNRVVSPGPLHCLKVILEKEGPRSLFRGLGPNLVGVAPSRAIYFAAYSNRKEKLNDVFDPDSTQVHMISAAMAGMNV comes from the exons ATGAGCCAGAGGGACACGCTGGTGCATCTGTTTGCTGGGGG atgtggtGGTACAGTGGGAGCTATTCTGACATGTCCACTGGAAGTTGTAAAAACACGACTGCAGTCATCTTCTGTGACACTTTATATTTCTGAAGTTCAGCTGAACACCATGGCTGGAGCCAGTGTCAACCGAGTAGTGTCTCCCGGACCTCTTCATTGCCTAAA ggTGATCTTGGAAAAAGAAGGGCCTCGTTCCTTGTTTAGAGGATTAGGCCCCAATTTAGTGGGGGTAGCCCCttccag AGCAATATACTTTGCTGCTTATTCAAACTGCAAGGAAAAGTTGAATGATGTATTTGATCCTGATTCTACCCAAGTACATATGATTTCAGCTGCAATGGCAGGTATGaatgtataa